The window TATCTCCCCGCCAAATAGTTGCGGAAGTGTTGTTTAAAACCTTAACTTCTCCATAGCTTTTGGAAACTTGGTCAAGTGATAAAATCTCCCTCCCCGGTTGTGTTTTTACCTGAAATTGTAGTTTTATACTTGCGTTATCATCTATAACCGGCTCAATTATATCTATTTTTTCAAGATTTTTTATGCGGCTCTGTACCTGAGTAGCTTTACTCGCTTTTGCCCGAAATCTTTGTATAAAGCGTTCTTGGTCAGCAAAATATTTTTGCTGATTTTCATATTCAGCCTGCCTGATTTGATTTCGTAGTTCACGCTCTTTTAGATAAAAAGCGTAATTCCCTGAAAAAGAATGAATTCCCAATTGAGCTATTTCCAAAGTTCTGGTAATTACTCTATCTAAAAATTCTCTATCATGAGAAACGATAATATAAGTACCGGGGTAATACTCTAAATAACCTTCGAGCCATTGGATAGAAGGCAAGTCTAAGTGGTTTGTAGGCTCATCTAAAAGCAGTAAATCCGGCTGGCGCAGAAGCATTTTTGCAAGCATTACACGCATTCTCCAGCCTCCTGAAAACGATGATAGTGGACGCTCTAAATCGGCATTTTTGAAACCTAACCCAGCCAAAACCATCCCTACTCGAGAATCTAACTCGTAGCCGCCTAACGCCTCGAACTCACTTTGTAAATGACCTAATTTACTAACAAGAGCATCCGAATAGTTTGTCTCTAATTGCTGCAAGACTTTCTCAATATCTGCCTGAATAGTCAGCTCTCGGTCAAAAGCCTGCATAGCAACTTGATAAATAGAATCTTGGCTCTGGATAGATAGTAAATCTTGGTTTAAATAACCTATACTTAAACTACCCAGCCGAGTAACGCTGCCGCTACTTGGCTGAAATTCTCCGGTAATAAGACGAAGCAGTGTGGTTTTTCCTGTCCCATTTTTACCGATTAAACCAATTTTTTCACGTAGATTAATAGACAAAGAAACGTCTTTATACAAAAATCTACCTCCAAATTCAAAAGAAGTATTTGTGAATGTTATCACAACAACAAAGATATAAAAAAAAGAGACGGCTTAAATTTAAAAGCCGTCTCTTTAAGTGATTTTAAAAATGATTATTTAGATTTATTAGAGGCAGCCTTAGGAGTGTAGTTCATAGACTTTATACGGAACTCTGTGCGACGATTAGCCTGCTCGTCAGCATCAGATAATTCAGGGTAAATTAGTGGCTCAGATTCTCCAAATCCAAAGGACGTTAATCTATCTTTTGCGATTCCAGCTGCAATTAAGAATTTAACCACAGAATCAGCACGGCGTTGAGATAACTTTATGTTGTATTGCTCTGACCCATTTGTGTCTGTATGAGAACCAAGTTGTATAGAAATAGTGGGGTTATCATTCAATATTTTCACTAACTTATTGAGTTCTTCTATGGATTCAGGACGTAAATCAGCTTTGTCAAAGTCGTAGTAGATGTTTTGTAGAACTATTGGCTGGTCAATAACAATACGCTCCAAATAAATGTCAATATCTGCTTCTAAGTCGGTCGATTTTTTTACGCCGATTGTAGAAACGAACACTTCATTAGCAAGATATTCAGGGGCGTTACCGACTAATTTATAGTCAAAATCTTTTTCTAATGGGAAGCGGTATCCTGCGGTTTGGTCTGTCCGGAAAGTATCAACGGGTATCAAAACGCCATCTTTTTTCTTGTAGAGAGTTACTGTTGCGAAAGGAATTGGTTGCTTGGTCTTTTTATCACGAACAGTTCCGTGTACAGATAGTTCAATAACTGGGCGCACAATTCTGCGTGCAAGATAGATGTCATCGCTACCTTCACCGCCCGGGCGGTTTGAGCTAAATAATGCAACAGTATCTGGAGTTAGCCAATAACAGGCAAAATCGTCATAACTACCGTTGATTTCTTTGCCAAGATTTTCTGGTTGAGACCATGAAGATCCTGCGCCTTGCGTTTTAAATAAGTCGTAGCCGCCGAAGCCTAAGTGCCCGTTAGATGCAAAATATAACGTTTTGCTGTCTTTTGCGATAAATGGGAAAATCTCATGAAATTCGGTATTAACACTGGGACCGCAGTTTACGGGAGTTGTCCAACCTTGACCTTGTTTTTTACTGTACCAAAGGTCTGTTTCTCCTTGCCCACCATCTCTATCTGAACTGAAATACATCGTGTTACCATCTTCAGAAACACAAGGTTGTGCATCATAAGTATCCACTTTTTTGGTTTTACCTCTTGAATTTACAACTACTTCGCGTTTTCCTTGGAGGCCTTCTACTTTTCTAAACTTACCCCATGTTTTAGCATCTGGGTTAAATTGAGATTCATAAATGGAGCAGCCATGATATTTTTTGGATTTTCCGCGTCCGCAGATGGTGTAATACATCGTTAAGCCATCTGAAGTTACACATAATGAACCATCATTAACTTTGGTATTTACCTTTTTGCCTAAATTTTCAGGAGTACCATAGGTCGTGTCATTATCCATTTGAACAATCCAAATGTCTGAGCGGTGCTCTTCTCCGTTTTCTGCAAAAGCTAATTTGCCTCTGGCTCCTTTTCTATGGGAGGTAAAGATGATAAAAGAATCACCTTTTATCTCATACAACCATGGGTTAAAGTCTCCATTTTTGGAG of the Bacteroidia bacterium genome contains:
- a CDS encoding ATP-binding cassette domain-containing protein yields the protein MITFTNTSFEFGGRFLYKDVSLSINLREKIGLIGKNGTGKTTLLRLITGEFQPSSGSVTRLGSLSIGYLNQDLLSIQSQDSIYQVAMQAFDRELTIQADIEKVLQQLETNYSDALVSKLGHLQSEFEALGGYELDSRVGMVLAGLGFKNADLERPLSSFSGGWRMRVMLAKMLLRQPDLLLLDEPTNHLDLPSIQWLEGYLEYYPGTYIIVSHDREFLDRVITRTLEIAQLGIHSFSGNYAFYLKERELRNQIRQAEYENQQKYFADQERFIQRFRAKASKATQVQSRIKNLEKIDIIEPVIDDNASIKLQFQVKTQPGREILSLDQVSKSYGEVKVLNNTSATIWRGDKIGLIGANGIGKSTILRMLDGREPFQGERKLGYHVVMSLFAQHQLENLVPENTLLEELSQYVHEKGETYIRTILGCFLFTGDDVDKKVKVLSGGEKSRLALAKTLLSDANCLLLDEPTNHLDLQSIQILIQALQQYSGSYVVISHDRHFLRQTTEKIWFIEEGQIQEYPGSYSEFDTWYQTKKNKQNVTVSKLSKSVTQKTKMARNLEDIRQDIEKIEILIEEMELRLEELEFKMNSEEYADYPDRITQFEKEYKRTELKLEQTTKEWEKLIEELEQTQSK
- a CDS encoding OmpA family protein — its product is MTTMSYLAYSQDTKKVDQKKVTKLLKEADYLFQAREAKLAEQKYREVLKYDPSNYKAVRRVGRCNFFLGNMEEAINWYQSALDIDPKYNDTTWFDLGVALKMLERYGEAKNAFTSFLKYHTTKDYIRTHAETEIKGCEFAEKYKPEDNVWTVTKLGFNSKNGDFNPWLYEIKGDSFIIFTSHRKGARGKLAFAENGEEHRSDIWIVQMDNDTTYGTPENLGKKVNTKVNDGSLCVTSDGLTMYYTICGRGKSKKYHGCSIYESQFNPDAKTWGKFRKVEGLQGKREVVVNSRGKTKKVDTYDAQPCVSEDGNTMYFSSDRDGGQGETDLWYSKKQGQGWTTPVNCGPSVNTEFHEIFPFIAKDSKTLYFASNGHLGFGGYDLFKTQGAGSSWSQPENLGKEINGSYDDFACYWLTPDTVALFSSNRPGGEGSDDIYLARRIVRPVIELSVHGTVRDKKTKQPIPFATVTLYKKKDGVLIPVDTFRTDQTAGYRFPLEKDFDYKLVGNAPEYLANEVFVSTIGVKKSTDLEADIDIYLERIVIDQPIVLQNIYYDFDKADLRPESIEELNKLVKILNDNPTISIQLGSHTDTNGSEQYNIKLSQRRADSVVKFLIAAGIAKDRLTSFGFGESEPLIYPELSDADEQANRRTEFRIKSMNYTPKAASNKSK